Genomic window (Hippoglossus stenolepis isolate QCI-W04-F060 chromosome 11, HSTE1.2, whole genome shotgun sequence):
TGGAAAACAACTTCCCAGTCAGAGCTACAGATTGTATTTAACTGATCTGAGCAGCACTTAACAGCCTAAAAGCTTCAgacctgtgaaaacacaatgtctgcCTGTGTTTTCGTGTCCATTTGTCTGATCACACAGAGATTTTAATGCTGTTTGTCGTCTTTTAAATCAATTCTCTAATCctcatttttattatataaagtGTTTATATAATTTGTGCCTGCCCACTTGGGTTTTCCGTGTCTGGGCTGAACTGctttatttattacatattaagttattttcctctgttttccaaCTCACTGCCTGTTACTGTCGCTCTCAGACTTTGGAGACGATGCTGGTTGCGGTGAGAAAGGGGAGGCCGGTGGACGAGGCAGAAATCCCTCCCCCTGTCGCCACTGGAGCCCAGAGGGACACCCCTCGTCCCGCTGTTCCTGCACGACCTGCCCCCCCTGTACCATCGAGTCCCCAATCTCCAGATCAGCCGGGGGAGCAATCGGAGGCCACAACGCCACGGCCTGCTGCACCAGAGATCGTCACGCCCACCAGTGAtgaggagcagtcgtcctccgCCACCACGTCCCATCTGAGCAGCGTCCCGTCTccagaggagcagacagagggacCTGCTCTGGTGCCGCAAACCGGTCACACAGATGGTCAGTTTGTCTTGGATTAGACACTCATATCAGTTAATGTGGTTATTATTATACGTATTAGTTAtataagttattattatcatatattataaGTGTTTTTTAGGGGAAGGAAACACccatttcccccttttcttaGCGCAGTCAAGCCACAGCACAACCTTTGTCCTGTATtattgtgtataaatatatatcgtGACACATTTACAGGAATTTATTCTCGTACCTTAAGTTTGCTTTTCAGTTTGAATCTCGTTGCTTGGAGTCCCAGTGTATTAAATGGAGGGGTTGTCTGCTACTGGAATTTGTGATGAATGTGGTCTTTCACTGTGGTAATTGTTGTTTGTGCGTTTCTCTTCCGTGAATCCACAGCGACCGCGGCGACCAAGACGCTGCTTCTGGAGAGGCAGAACGAATTCAAGATGGCCGCTCTAAGAGCCAAGAAGCAGGGAGACGTGGAGCAAGCGAAACTTTACTTCAGGACCAGCAAGGTGAGAATCACACCTACAGggatttatgtgtttttgttttgtgtgaaaagGGAATCTTCTGGACTTGAAATGCCTTAAAAAGTTGAAATTAATTTTCCTCGAAAATAAGAAGATATTAAAAAGCCTTAATTGTAATTTACAAAGTATAACAGTATTAAATAAGATTTTGTTTGCAagatattatttaattaatttcttttttgtgaAGTCGGATTCATCAGACAGCAACCCCGAACTATTGCTCACTACTGCTAGCTACGATGTTTAAGTAGCTGAAAGGTTGTTTTATTAGCAAAAACTTATATAAATTATGGATGTCGGACCCGGCAGTAACCCTGGTATAAACATGTACAATATTTAATCATCAATGGTTTTAACACAATGTCAGGAAACAACAGCACAAAGGGaaattaataacttaataaatcaccattgtatttctctttttaattcaatttaatgtattgatttattCTGTCGGTGTATCACTCTGAGCTAAATGCAGATAATAACGGCTTGTTCCTGCATTTCAACCATTTAACTAAGCAGATTAATATTCTGCTACAGgaaataaactgtttattaaCCTGATGCCTTTCAGATTTAACGTCTTGttcctgttttaaaaacacgttCTTGTAATCAAACTGGAAGCTGCATTTAAAAACGCAACCAAATCAAAGGTCATCAATTTGCCGAcgttgacattttaaaatgtggacATCCCACATCATCATTGTGTGTTCAGCCTGTTGCTTCACATTCTGACTGCAGGACCTTTCTCTCAAGTATGTGAAACATTCCCACAATGTGGACGCTGACAAAGGCGTCATTATGTCTGACACTGTTTGGATTCTGATTTTTTGCTGCAGAGGTTCGATCCGGTGATTGAGGCGTTGGAGAAAGGACAAGAAATCGACCTGAGCggcctccctccatctccaggACAGGGTGAGGAACTTTATTCATATCATGGTTTTAAAAGTAGAATTTAAATGGTGATTAACAGGAAGGATACAAAAATAAGTCATGTTGGGTTTAAGatgctttttaaataatgtgtaTGGATTTGGCTTCTTTtatactataaataaaaaatagtatAACTCAAAGTATATATTCATTCAAAGTATTTTGAGCAAATTTCCTAACAGacgcctgcagcagctgttttaaTTTGACCGTTCATCTCATGTTGTTGTGCTGAAGGTTCAGGAGGAAACTCTGCTCCAGTGAAGGAACAGACCTCAGGTCCAAACACACAGGTCACCCAACCAGTTGCTGCACCTCCAGGTAATAATTAGAATTTCAACAGTTAGAAACCACATGTTACAGAGTGCGTCCCTTCAGGGTCTTAACTTTCTGTTGGACCTGTCAGGCaggattgttttatatttcccCATCGGAGGTGACGTATGTAGGAGCTACAGAGAAACGACATATTCACCAAAATGTTAAATTGCAGATCAAGAATGATGTAAAATCTCAAAACAAACGTCTTGATATACGATTTGAAGTTGGACATTGTTGTCTCTCggcccctgcagcccctgcgCCTCCCAAAGACGTGCTGGAGGCTCTGGAGCAGAGACGAGCCAAGTATGTGGAGGCGTCGGCTCAGGCTAAAGCCAGTGGAGACGACCGCAAGGCCCGAATGCACGACCGCATTGCCAAGGTACTGGGAAGGAAGTGGATGTTCTCCACTCTCTGTCCCCTCACGTCTCTCGTTCTTCATCCTGtttcatcatcataataaagacaaaatttCTCTTATTTATAATTATGTTAAAACCTAAAAACTATGTAGAGAGCAAACAAATTATATTATCAATTGTCAAGtcaaaggacaaaataaacaacacaacaaataatgCAAATTAATCCAGTATGATGCAAATATATGTACATGCAAATCTCTAATCATTCTCATATCTCATGtgtaaaaaacacactcacatcaaTGTGCACATGCAAATTATATTATGAGCAGATTCAGCAACTTAAACAACGACTATAGAGCAGATAAAGTTTCAGGAGTGAACCCGGTGGAGACGGAGGCAGCTGCAGGTTCAGTGTGTTTGATACATTCCTCCGCATTTCATTTACTCCTAAGAACATCTATCCTTCCTGTACTAATATATTTATTGCCTTATTTTAGTGTGACCATTGACTGTATCTAAAAAAGGAttgtgcctgaaacctgtattatctcaaatgaccagcagagggggACGCCACTGGTTTTTTACAGAAGTCAGCTTCTATAGAAGTAGAAGAAAAAATTACTCAgttgatttataacgtcaggaaacatttcCCTAGAACACGTCtggtctcaatctctagtttaaagtcttcttcaatacagcatcaTGTTCTTTTTATATATCATGGTCTGATTTAGAGTgaaatagaccataaagcaccgaATGCCTTGGGGGGGCATGGAACGTGTGATTGATAGCTAGTTCCGTCCAATGGGCTCAGGTCGCAGGTTTAGGTGGGCGTGCACTGAGTCaagctccaccccctgctcctcccaACATGGTTACTTCTGGGTTCATAAAAACCACAATGCGCTAAATATCAAAGTCGAGGCTTCAAAACGACAGCTCCCAAACcaatgagtgaatgagtgatgTCATTTGAGCGTGACAAACCACCCAACCAGGATTCATGATGTAGTTTTGACAAATTAATCCtgcaaatactttaaataattaatatattgTTGCATTAACACTGTTGTTTTAAACCTTTTCACGTCTCTGTCCCTGCAGCAATACCAGAGCGCCATCCGAACACACAAAGCAGGAAAACCTGTGGACTTTGACGAGCTGCCGGTTCCCCCTGGTGAGACACGTCTGGGAGTCACGAGTCTCTGAGTCGACCGTGTGAAATTAGATTTGCATTGTAATCCAGGAGTGTTACTTAAAGTAtataacaacacaaactgtcagTGAGTCTCTGAACCACGGCGCCGCAAGACTTGATTCCACACAAAAAGTAAATCCACAGCTCAGTGTTGAAAGAACTCGAGTCAGAATGAGcgttttgctttttatttttcaggattTCCTCCAATCCCAGGCCAGAGGGCGACAGCAGCTGAGCAGGGATTTGTCGCTGCTCTGGAGGCGGCCAGTAAGATCGCCGATGCAGATACAGCTGAAgctccagaggaagaggaggatgaggagaaagaagaagaggtggaaTTCAGCCTTGtatgattatttcattattattctttttatgtAAGTAAGTTGCTGAtacagtgttttttctgtgtgttttagtcGAAGCCCTTTGTTCCAGAAGAGACAAGGAAAGGAACGTTAGACGTCCCCACCGCAGGTCAGGGACGGAAGAGAACTCCTTCAGCTTCTCCTGACAGATCCGCTGCAAGAGAAGCAATGTCCCCAACAGGTCAGTGTCAGAAGTTAAGATTTTACGATTGATTGATgattaataaaattattaaaaacttCTTATACCAACTAAATGATCACCTTAGAAAATCACAAAGTATCTAATGGTAAAAGCTTTCAGGTTTAACTCCTAAGAGTGACACAGCTGATATTCTCATTTCTGCAAATACagctttaacctttaacccttgATTTTCTGCCCTTGACCTCCAGTGGTTCAGCAGCTGGAGTTCCTGGAGGGTCGGAAGAAGCAGTACATGAAGGCCGCTCTGATCGCGAAGCAGAAGAACGACCTGGAGCAGGCCAAGAATTTCCTCCGCACCGCCAAGGGCTTCGAGCCCATGATCGAGGCAGCGCGCGGCGGGAAAACTGTGGACATCAGCACGGTGAGCTGAGAGTTCCTCTGTTAGTGGCAGATTATATCCTGATTCAGGAGAAATGGGACTAGCTCATAATTTCAGCTGCATATGAGCAACAtctcactgactgactgtctgtgcTCGGCCTGTAGGTGCCGTCGCCCCCTGGTGATGAAGACGAAGACTTCATCCTGGTTCATCACAGCGACGTTCAGGGCTCAGAGAAAGCCGAGCAGGTTTACACTCAACTGGCCAAGATCCTCAAAGAGCAGTACGAGGTAAAACTGCACGAGTGCGACTGAAACATTACTAAGATTATAATGATTTCCTTTATCAAGATTCATTTTTAAGTAAACATCTATTACTactaaaaaaaagttttgccTTTTTGAGCAGAGTTCATTTTTGACATTGGAGAAACTAAAAAGCTCATTAATTTTAGAATCTTGATGTCACGATGAATGATTGTCGATgtttaatgatttattaaaccaacaataaaaataatcatgaaaaacctataagtaaagtttataaaacaagAACAGAACTGTCCTACATTGACATCAAGTCTCataacaaatacacagaaacagaacattTCCCAGAAGAAACGAACCAGACATTTTTAGTTTCGATATATTTAGTTTCTAAATGAATCCAGaggtttgtttcctgtttcctgtttcctgtcggTTCTCCCTGTTTGTGAACACGGAGATTTCTTCTGGCTCTTCCTCCTTTTAGAAATGTATGACTCACTCCAAACAGTTCACGCACCTGGGGAACATCTCCGAGACTACAAAGTAAGATCCAACAGTTTTCATTCCATCAGGTTTTAAATACAAACTCCAAGCTCGGCTGTAAAGTTGAACTTAACTTTAACCTTATTAATGACTTAAAAGATAGATTTTCATTTAACCTTCTTTAAATCAGGTGACTGCgttcttttcttcttattttatgattattgtcTCTTCCAGATTAgttaaatctaaatcttttaACAGCTTGATGTTATAAAGTGAACAACCAGGTTGTGACATCAGCTGACAACttctgtctatgtgtgtgtgtgtgtgtgtgtgtgtgtgtgtgtgtgtgtgtgtgtgtgtgtgtgtgtgtgtgtgtgtgtgtgtgtgtgtgtgtgtgtgtgtgcgctcgtgTCCTCCAGGTTTGAGAAGATGGCGGACACTTGTAAGAGGAGCCTGGAGGTCCTGAAGCTGGCTCAGTCACGGGGTCTGCCTCCTCCTAAGCATCACTTTGAGGAGAGGTCGTTCCACACGGCCAGGTGAGCACCTTCACCCACTCTGACATTAACTTCATTCTGCGAAAGTTCAAAACATCTGATTTAGTCCTGATATGTTTGGTGAAAGAAGTTATTGAGGTGACGTCGTTCCCTTCGTCCCTTTCAGGATCTTTCCCGAGCTGAGCAGCACTGACATGGTTGTTGTCATCGTGAAAGGGATGAATCTTCCAGCACCGAGTGGTAAGAAGATCAGTCGACACATCGTCACACTACAACATGCTCAGGTCTTATACAGGGAAATGAAAAGTTTCTTCTTCCCTCAGGAATCCAAACCAACGACCTGGACGCTTATGTGAAGTTTGACTTCCCCTACCCGAGCAGCGTAAGAAATTCAAACTGTAGCTTCTTGTCACAGCTT
Coding sequences:
- the cc2d1b gene encoding coiled-coil and C2 domain-containing protein 1B isoform X1; translation: MFAKKKRSAQPRGQGAAAARQMGLFIDLDPEEMMSLEENLDDSDLEAELASITGEKAAVRGRAKQKGKTPLPMEDIARMADECMRDVDDDDDDDVEDDEDLLAELQEVVGEGEAEDVATVSSSSSTTAELSEAVTRDSAPAQQQEVKVSSSAPGSLQHTLEERIAMYKTASQNAKSAGETSKARRFDRGLKTLETMLVAVRKGRPVDEAEIPPPVATGAQRDTPRPAVPARPAPPVPSSPQSPDQPGEQSEATTPRPAAPEIVTPTSDEEQSSSATTSHLSSVPSPEEQTEGPALVPQTGHTDATAATKTLLLERQNEFKMAALRAKKQGDVEQAKLYFRTSKRFDPVIEALEKGQEIDLSGLPPSPGQGSGGNSAPVKEQTSGPNTQVTQPVAAPPAPAPPKDVLEALEQRRAKYVEASAQAKASGDDRKARMHDRIAKQYQSAIRTHKAGKPVDFDELPVPPGFPPIPGQRATAAEQGFVAALEAASKIADADTAEAPEEEEDEEKEEESKPFVPEETRKGTLDVPTAGQGRKRTPSASPDRSAAREAMSPTVVQQLEFLEGRKKQYMKAALIAKQKNDLEQAKNFLRTAKGFEPMIEAARGGKTVDISTVPSPPGDEDEDFILVHHSDVQGSEKAEQVYTQLAKILKEQYEKCMTHSKQFTHLGNISETTKFEKMADTCKRSLEVLKLAQSRGLPPPKHHFEERSFHTARIFPELSSTDMVVVIVKGMNLPAPSGIQTNDLDAYVKFDFPYPSSEQPQKHKTSVIKNTNSPDYNQSFTLSINRNHRGFRRVVASKGIKLELLHKGGFLRSDKPIGTALVKLDKLESQSEIREIVEVMDGRKHTGGRVEVKIRLREPLSGQDMQTSTERWLVIDKSQVLV
- the cc2d1b gene encoding coiled-coil and C2 domain-containing protein 1B isoform X2 codes for the protein MFAKKKRSAQPRGQGAAAARQMGLFIDLDPEEMMSLEENLDDSDLEAELASITGEKAAVRGRAKQKGKTPLPMEDIARMADECMRDVDDDDDDDVEDDEDLLAELQEVVGEGEAEDVATVSSSSSTTAELSEAVTRDSAPAQQEVKVSSSAPGSLQHTLEERIAMYKTASQNAKSAGETSKARRFDRGLKTLETMLVAVRKGRPVDEAEIPPPVATGAQRDTPRPAVPARPAPPVPSSPQSPDQPGEQSEATTPRPAAPEIVTPTSDEEQSSSATTSHLSSVPSPEEQTEGPALVPQTGHTDATAATKTLLLERQNEFKMAALRAKKQGDVEQAKLYFRTSKRFDPVIEALEKGQEIDLSGLPPSPGQGSGGNSAPVKEQTSGPNTQVTQPVAAPPAPAPPKDVLEALEQRRAKYVEASAQAKASGDDRKARMHDRIAKQYQSAIRTHKAGKPVDFDELPVPPGFPPIPGQRATAAEQGFVAALEAASKIADADTAEAPEEEEDEEKEEESKPFVPEETRKGTLDVPTAGQGRKRTPSASPDRSAAREAMSPTVVQQLEFLEGRKKQYMKAALIAKQKNDLEQAKNFLRTAKGFEPMIEAARGGKTVDISTVPSPPGDEDEDFILVHHSDVQGSEKAEQVYTQLAKILKEQYEKCMTHSKQFTHLGNISETTKFEKMADTCKRSLEVLKLAQSRGLPPPKHHFEERSFHTARIFPELSSTDMVVVIVKGMNLPAPSGIQTNDLDAYVKFDFPYPSSEQPQKHKTSVIKNTNSPDYNQSFTLSINRNHRGFRRVVASKGIKLELLHKGGFLRSDKPIGTALVKLDKLESQSEIREIVEVMDGRKHTGGRVEVKIRLREPLSGQDMQTSTERWLVIDKSQVLV
- the cc2d1b gene encoding coiled-coil and C2 domain-containing protein 1B isoform X3, whose translation is MFAKKKRSAQPRGQGAAAARQMGLFIDLDPEEMMSLEENLDDSDLEAELASITGEKAAVRGRAKQKGKTPLPMEDIARMADECMRDVDDDDDDDVEDDEDLLAELQEVVGEGEAEDVATVSSSSSTTAELSEAVTRDSAPAQEVKVSSSAPGSLQHTLEERIAMYKTASQNAKSAGETSKARRFDRGLKTLETMLVAVRKGRPVDEAEIPPPVATGAQRDTPRPAVPARPAPPVPSSPQSPDQPGEQSEATTPRPAAPEIVTPTSDEEQSSSATTSHLSSVPSPEEQTEGPALVPQTGHTDATAATKTLLLERQNEFKMAALRAKKQGDVEQAKLYFRTSKRFDPVIEALEKGQEIDLSGLPPSPGQGSGGNSAPVKEQTSGPNTQVTQPVAAPPAPAPPKDVLEALEQRRAKYVEASAQAKASGDDRKARMHDRIAKQYQSAIRTHKAGKPVDFDELPVPPGFPPIPGQRATAAEQGFVAALEAASKIADADTAEAPEEEEDEEKEEESKPFVPEETRKGTLDVPTAGQGRKRTPSASPDRSAAREAMSPTVVQQLEFLEGRKKQYMKAALIAKQKNDLEQAKNFLRTAKGFEPMIEAARGGKTVDISTVPSPPGDEDEDFILVHHSDVQGSEKAEQVYTQLAKILKEQYEKCMTHSKQFTHLGNISETTKFEKMADTCKRSLEVLKLAQSRGLPPPKHHFEERSFHTARIFPELSSTDMVVVIVKGMNLPAPSGIQTNDLDAYVKFDFPYPSSEQPQKHKTSVIKNTNSPDYNQSFTLSINRNHRGFRRVVASKGIKLELLHKGGFLRSDKPIGTALVKLDKLESQSEIREIVEVMDGRKHTGGRVEVKIRLREPLSGQDMQTSTERWLVIDKSQVLV